A stretch of DNA from Halobacteriovorax sp. JY17:
ATCTGTAAGAGACCTGTACTTGTATTTCCATTATTTTCACCAAAGGTAGTGTTTGGATTATAAGAAGATTCAAAATTTGTAATACTTGCCACTAAGTGTGAGAAGAAAGTTTCTCTCTCGTCTTGACTGAAGGAATCATAGCTAGGGCACACATTCTTTATATCGCTAATATTGTAATCAGCAAGTGAGCTAAACTCATCTTGAATAATGATTTTTGCCTCTTTTTGAACTGAACTATAATTCATTCTAGCTGCTGAGGCATTGATACTTAACGATAGAACTAAAAATGTAAATAGACTCTTCATCTTTACTTTCTCCAATAGAAAATCCATGGCTAAATTTAATTCATTTTGAGATGCTTTAGTAGGGCGAGAGAAGTAATTACTAAGACCGTATAAAGTTTAGACACTTTCTTTGAGCATTAACTTGTAAAGTATATTTATGGTATAATTAGAGTATGAGCAATCTAAGAGAAATGAAGTGTATCCCTTGTAGTGGCGAAGTTCCGCCACTAGATATCGTTTTAAAGAGAAAGCTTAAGGACGAGATCCATCTTGAATGGAAGTTCACCCACAATGAAACAAGACTTCGTAGGGAGTTAAAATTAAGTAATTTCTCCGAAGCTTTAGAGCTTGCAAACCTTATAGGAGCTCTAGCAGAAGAAGAGTGGCATCATCCAGAACTTGTCATAGGTTTTGGACATCTTGACATAGAAATCTGGACGCATAAAATAGATAATCTAGTTGAAAGCGATTTTATTTTCGCTTCAAAAGTCGATCAAATTATTGAAAAGGTAAATTTTGTAAAATGAAGTTTATATTATTTTTTCTCGTTTCATCTTCTATCTTTGGTCAAACTGTGAATGATCTACGAGACATGCTAAATGGCAAGGCCTTTGAGCAGTATGAGAAAATGTTTGAGGATATGGCCACTGAATTAGAGGCCTTAGATAAATCACAATTTGAAGAATATAATAAACTCTTTGATCAAAGTATTATGAGGCAATTACAAATATTTGGCGGAGTAAGAAGAACATATAAATGGACAGAGAGCTCTAGTGAGCGAATCCTCTCCTTTGAAGGACGTCTAATAGAAGAGGAAAACCCTAAAATTGAAATAAAGAATGACTTCTTTGAGATTAAGGGAACATTTAAAAAAGAAACCAATATCAATGGGAATAAATCAATCTCAAAATCTATTCAGTCGGTGAAAATTTCTCTTCCAGGTGATATTGATCAATCTAAAGTTAGATACGAAAATTTAGAGAATTCATTTAAAGTGATTTTTCCTAAAAAGAATATTACCAAGAAAGTCTCACCGCCTAAAAAGATTCGTTCTCCAATAAAGAAGAATAATTCTGATATAACAATCTAGCTTGGAATCACAATACTCATATAGACAGATTCAGTACCAAGAGGATTTTGGTAAGAGTGGTGAACGTCTCCAGGGAAGGCCAAGAGGTCATTCTTTCTTAGATGAAACTCTTCTCCGTTAAAGCGCACAATAACTTCCCCAGAAATAACAGTCATATACTCTCTCGTTCCTCCAAGATGAGGAGTTCCTCTAAAAGTTTGATTTTGATCAAGTCTTACACGGTCTATATCTAGTCCCTTTGTCTTTTCTGGCAAGAGTTTGGTTATATTGGCTCCGCCTTTTATTTCAAGAGGAAGTTCTGACTCTCTAAGAAGAATTGTTTCAGGTCTTGGGGCCGAGACAAGGAGGTCAATGCTCACATCAAGGGCGTGGGCGAGTTTTATAATATTAGAAAGGGAAGGGTTTCCTTCACCACTTTCTATATTGGTTAGAGTCGTTCTTGGAATTTTCGAAACTTCAGAGAGCTGCTTTTGGGTATAGTTTCTCTTTGCTCTTAGAAACTTCAAGTTCTGTGAGATATTCGAATTAAACGAATTTAAATCTAGTTCATTTGATAACATATCAGGCCTTTGTGTCTATATCTTGACATTTTGTCTAGGTTATAATGGCTATTAAATGGGCATAATGTCAATATATGGACATTCTTATGTTATTTATTTGTATTATGAGAGACCTTGAAGCTATAGTTATTTAACTGATAAATAATAAGAAAGGAGTCTTTATGGCACACGAACTACCAAAACTGCCTTGGGCAGACAACGCACTAGAACCACACATTAGTGCTGAAACACTTAGCTTTCACTATGGTAAGCACCACAATGCTTACGTTACTAAATTGAATGCAGCAATTCCTGGAACTGAATACGAGTCAATGTCTTTAGAAGATACAATTATGAAGTCTGAAGGTGGACTTTTTAATAATGCCGCTCAAGTTTGGAACCACACTTTTTACTGGAATTGTTTAGCTCCAAATGCTGGTGGCGCTGCTACTGGTGCGATCGCTGATAAGATCAATGCAAAGTGGGGATCTTTTGAAAAATTTCAAGAAGACTTCACAAATGCTGCTGCAACAAACTTTGGTTCAGGTTGGACTTGGCTTGTTGAAGACGGTGGAGAAATTGAGATTTTCAATACAGCAAACGCTGACACTCCAATGAAGCACGGTAAGAAAGCTCTTATGACAATTGATGTTTGGGAACATGCTTACTATGTAGAC
This window harbors:
- a CDS encoding transglycosylase SLT domain-containing protein: MKSLFTFLVLSLSINASAARMNYSSVQKEAKIIIQDEFSSLADYNISDIKNVCPSYDSFSQDERETFFSHLVASITNFESSYNPNTTFGENNGNTSTGLLQISPKSISKLYKNNGCKGATSVEALKDSKTNIRCGLAIMKTWIAKDQVLSSGNKGAARYWSTLRTPYKVYIASVKKTVTVGKLKQVSSLLQKNFPSCK
- a CDS encoding 4a-hydroxytetrahydrobiopterin dehydratase, with product MSNLREMKCIPCSGEVPPLDIVLKRKLKDEIHLEWKFTHNETRLRRELKLSNFSEALELANLIGALAEEEWHHPELVIGFGHLDIEIWTHKIDNLVESDFIFASKVDQIIEKVNFVK
- a CDS encoding XRE family transcriptional regulator, with the protein product MLSNELDLNSFNSNISQNLKFLRAKRNYTQKQLSEVSKIPRTTLTNIESGEGNPSLSNIIKLAHALDVSIDLLVSAPRPETILLRESELPLEIKGGANITKLLPEKTKGLDIDRVRLDQNQTFRGTPHLGGTREYMTVISGEVIVRFNGEEFHLRKNDLLAFPGDVHHSYQNPLGTESVYMSIVIPS
- a CDS encoding superoxide dismutase, which produces MAHELPKLPWADNALEPHISAETLSFHYGKHHNAYVTKLNAAIPGTEYESMSLEDTIMKSEGGLFNNAAQVWNHTFYWNCLAPNAGGAATGAIADKINAKWGSFEKFQEDFTNAAATNFGSGWTWLVEDGGEIEIFNTANADTPMKHGKKALMTIDVWEHAYYVDYRNARPDYITAFWKLVNWNFVNSNL